One Archangium violaceum genomic window, CCAATGTTTGTCATTCTCATGCCCCCGAGCCCGATGGTTGCGCCTGCCCTCCTGCTTTAAATACTCACTCACCGCCAACACCGGTGGTACAAAAGGGAGTCCCAACATGGAAAAGACGAACAAGGCCAAGCTTCGCCTCAACAAGGAGACCCTCCGGAATCTCTCGGCTGACACGCGGAACAAGGCCGGTGATGGAGATAGCATGGCTCTCCTGTGCAGCGTGGTCTGTGATTCCGCTGTCTGCTCCGTCATCGCGGTTCTCTGCAGCAACTAGGAACACCGCCCCCAAGCCACCCGACAAAAACAGGGCCTCCGAACGCCGCCCCAGGGCATTTGGAGGCTCGTTCAACGCAATTCCTGTCGTCGCACGGAATGCCGTCCAGTGAGCACAGGCCTGCCCTGGCGTCGCATCGCGCCGAGCGCGCGGAGCGTAGTACTGGGTTGTCCACCAAAGCAGCTTCGACTGGGTTTGGAGGCAATCACCATGGCGGAATGGCTCCCTCTCCTCGAGGGCTCCCTACGGGAGCGTGCGCTGGAAGTCGTGGACGAGGCCGCGAGCGCGCTTCTGGCGCCGCGGGCGGTGAGGGGACCCTCGCTCTCCAATGGCCAGGCGGGTCTGGCCCTCCTGTTCGCCGAGTTGGAGCGCGCGCGGCCCGGAAGTGGCCACATCGTCCACGCGGAGCGGCTCATCCTGGAGGCCGCGTCGGCGCTCGAGGCGCACCCCCTCCCGCCCTGGCTCTACGGGGGATTCCCGGGGATCGCCTGGTCCATCGAGCGGCTCGGCACGTTGGGAGTTTCACCGCTCGAAGGATTGGAAGAGATCGATGAGACGCTGCTGGGGTTGGTCTCTCAAAGGCCCTGGAGCGCCGAGTACGATCTGATCCTCGGGCTGGTGGGCATTGGCGTCTACGCGCTCGAGCGCCTGCCGCGCCCGGCGGCCGCCATGTGCCTCGAGGAGCTCGTGGACCGGCTGGAGGAGCGCTCCACCCATACCGGGTCGGGAGTCTCCTGGTGGACTCCACCCCAACATCTGTCATCGCATCAGCGGCTCGTGTATCGCGACGGGTGCTTCAACCTGGGGGCGGCGCACGGGGTTCCCGCGATCGTGGCCCTGCTCGCCTTGATTGCCCGGGCGGGAGTGGCCGGACAGAAGGCTCGCGAGCTCTCCTCGGGCGGAGCCCGCTGGCTCCTGACGAAGGCGATGCCTGACAGCCCGGGAGCCCGCTTCCCTTCGGCGGTCGCACCGGAGCGCCCCGCCGAGGCCTGTCGCTCCGCCTGGTGCTATGGCGATCCCGGCGTTGCGCTCTGCCTGCTCGTCGCCGCCCGGGCCCTGTCGGATCATGAATTGGAGCGGGCCGTGCTGGAGATCGCGAGAGAGGCCGCGAGGCGTCCGCCGGAGCACGCGGGAGTTCGGGACGCGGGGCTCTGCCACGGCGCCACGGGCCTCGGGCATATCTACAACCGGCTCTATCAGGCCTCCCGGGAACCCTTGTTCAAGGAGGCCGCTACCGCGTGGTTCGCCCGGGCGCTGGAGATGCGGCGCCCCGGGGAAGGCCTGGCGGGATTCCTCTCCTGGTCCTTGCTGCCCGGCCAACAGGAGGAGGAGATCGGCTGGATACCGGATGGCTCCCTGCTCAGCGGCACCACGGGTATCGCGCTGGCCCTGCAGGCCGCATGTCACCCCTTCACGCCCACCTGGGACGGCATGCTCATGGCCGCCATCCCCGCTTGAGCCCATTCGCCCCATGATCCATCCCACTTCCGAGGAGAGGTCCCAGGAGCTCCCGTTCTCCCCATCGGGGTTCTTCGTGCTCCGCACGCCCCTGCTGCCCTTCGACGAGCTGATCAGGTGGGGAGAGGGGCTGGAGGCGCCGCGTCTCCAGCCGGACTCCCCTGGGCTCGTGCCAGCGCTCCGCCGGGATCGCCTCACCCTGCGGGTGCGACTGGGCGAGATTCTGCGGCGGATGGAGGTGCGCGAAGCGCTCTTCGTGGCCTCGCCGGCCCTCTACGAGAGCCTGGGCCAGTGGGAGCGCGATCCGGAGAGCGAGCGCGGGGAGAAAGTGGAGCGCAGTGTCGTCCGCTATCTGGCCCGCATGACGGGGCGCTCCACCCCCTTCGGCCTCTTCGCGGGTTACTCCGTGGGCGCGCTGGGGGAGCGGACGCGGCTCCGGCTCGCCCCCCGCGCCGCCTACCAACGCCATACCCGCCTGGACATGGCCTATGCCTGCATGCTCGCCGAGGCGCTCTCGCGTGCGCCCGAGCTGCGCCCGCACATCCCCCACCGGCCCAACAGCGGCCTGTACCGCGCGAGCGGGCGGCTGCGCTACGCCGAGGCGCGGATGGTCGAGAAGACCCGCTCGTACCATCTGGTGGCGGTCGAGCCGACCGAGTACCTGGAGGCGATGCTGACGCATGCCAGCGCGGGAGCCCTGCCCGAGGCACTGGTGCGCGCGCTGGTCGAGATGGATCCGGAGATCAGCCTCCCGGAGGCAACGGAGTACATCGATGAGCTGATCGACAGCCAGCTCCTGGTGTCCGAGCTCTCTCCATCGGTGACAGGCGCGGAGGCCGTCCCCGAGCTGATCTCCCAGCTCCAACGACTCCCTCGCGGCGCCCCCTGCGCTGGCGTGCTGATGGAGGTCCAGTCCGCCCTGGATCATCTGGATCGGTGCGGCCCCGGCGCGCCGCTCGATCACTACCTCGAGGTGGCCCGGAAGCTCTCGCGGTTGCCTGCTCCCGTCGAGCTGCCCCGGCTGTTCCAGGTGGACATGGTCAAGCCAGCGCCCGAGTCCGTGCTGGGGCGGGAGGTCACCCGCGAGCTGGAGCGCGGCGTGCGGCTCCTCCACCGCATCACCCCCAGTCCACCGCGGGACGCCCTGGAGCGCTTCCGCGAGGCGTTCCTCCAGCGTTATGAGGGACGCGAGGTTCCCCTGCTCGAGGCGCTGGATGAGGAGGCTGGCGTCGGATTCCGGCAGTCCAACGCCCCCAGCGCGGAGGCGGCGCCGCTCCTGGCCGGGCTGGCCCTGGGCGGAGCCCCCGACAGGCACATGCGCTTCGGGGATCGCGAGGCCTTCCTCCTGCGCCGGTTGGAGGAGACCCTGCGCACGGGCAACCTGGCCCTCGAATTGGATGACAAGGACCTCGAGCGTCTGGAGTTCAAGGAGCGCCAGCCCCTGCCGGACTCCTTCGCGGCAATCGCGACCGTGGTGGCGGAGTCGGAGGCCGCGCTCGCTCGGGGAAACTTCCAGCTCCGCCTCCACGCTGCCTCCGGTCCCTCGGGCGCCAATCTCCTGGGCCGTTTCTGTCACGGAGATCCTCTGCTCCACCGCAAGGTGGAGGAGGTGTTGCGTGCCGAGGAGGCGCTCCGACCCGGCGCGGTGTTCGCGGAGATCGTCCACCTGCCCCAGGGGCGGGTCGGCAACATCCTCGCCCGCCCGGTCCTGCGCCAGTACGAGCTCACCTACCTGGGCAGGTCCGGCGCTCCTCCCGAGCGGCAGTTCGATGCGTCCGACTTGAGGATCTCCATCCAGGGCTCGCGGATCGTCCTGCACTCGGCGCGGCTGGGACGCGAGGTCATCCCCCGGATGACCAACGCGCACAACTTCGGGCAGCAGAGCCTTGCCCTCTACCATTTCCTCTGCGCGCTACAGCATCAGGACCACTGCGGAGGCGTGACCTGGAGCTGGGGACCCCTGGTCAACGCGAGCTTCCTGCCCAGAGTCACCCATCGGCGGCTGGTGCTGTCCCCGGCGACGTGGAAACTCTGGCGCGACACGTTGGAGAGGCTCGGCAAGCTGGACAGGGACCAGCGCTTCGCCGCGTTCCAGGCGCTCAGGGCCGAGCGGCGCATGCCTCGCTTCATCGCGCTGGAGGATGGGGACAACCTGCTCCCGACCGACCTGGACAACGTGCTCGGCGTCGAGACCCTGCTCCAACTGCTCAAGGGCCGCTCCCTGGCGACGCTGGTGGAGGTGTTCCCCGGGCCGAACGAGCTCTGCGTGGAGGGTCCCGAGGGCCGCTTCGTCCACGATCTGGTGGTGCCCTTCGTGCGCTCCCAGCCCACGGTGGAGGAGACCCGCGTGCCGGCCCTGTCCCGCTCCGCGGGGGCGCCGAGGCTCTCCAGCCAGCCTCGCAGCTTCCTACCCGGTTCGGAGTGGCTGTACGTCAAGCTCTACACCGGCGCCGCAACGGCGGACCGCCTCCTCACGGATACGGTGGCCCCGCTGGTGAAGTCCGCGCTCGGCTCGGGAGCGGCGGACGGATGGTTCTTCATTCGTTATAGCGATCCGGGTTGGCACCTCCGGTTGCGCCTCCATGGCTCCCCCAAGCACCTGCGCGAGCTGGCTGGCGAGCTCCCCGGCTTGCTGGAGCCGCTCCAGCGGGAGCAGCTCCTGTGGAAGCTCCAGTTCGACACCTACGAGCGGGAGGTGGAGCGTTACGGGGGACCGGAGGCCATCCTCCTCGCCGAACGGTTGTTCCAGGTGGACAGCGAGGCCGTGTTGGAGCTCCTGGAGCTGCTGCGGGGAGATGAAGGCGCGGACGCGCGCTGGCGCCTGACACTGTGTGGGATGGCTCGGCTGCTCTCGGACCTGCGGCTCGGGTTGGACACCCGGCTCCGGGTGTTGACCTCGCTGCGCGAGATGTTCGGCCGCGAGTTCCATGTTGAGCGTGCCACCGAGCACCAACTCACCGAGCGCTTCCGGAAGGAGCGCCGGAGCTTGGAGGAGCTGCTGGGCTCCGAAAAGGCGGGCTCGCCGGAGCTCACCCGGGGGCTTCAGGTGCTCCAGCGCCGCTCCGAGAGGCTGGCGCCCATCGTCACGGAGTTGAGCGCGCTGGCGGGCAGGGGCAAGCTAGGTGTCCCCATCCCCGAGCTGGCCGGGAGCTTCCTGCACATGCATGCCAACCGCATGATGCGGGCGGCGGCGCGGGCGCAGGAGCTGGTCCTCTACGACCTCCTCGCTCGTCACGACGCGTCCCTGGTTGCCCGTCAGCGGAAGTCGGGTTCGACGAGCTGAGCCAGTTGCGCCGGTATCGCGCGGTGCGGCCCTCGGCCTTGAGGTAGGCGAGGAAGCGGGCCACCAGCTCGGCCGCCATGAGGACCCCCTGTTCGGCGGCCTTCCGGGTGGCCTGGCTCTTTGTCAGGTAGGCGTCAGGGGCTCGTCTCTCTCGAGCAGTGCCGGTTCGGGGAGGCCTTCACTTTCGTTGCGTGCCTCCAGCCGCCTGCTATAACGGGCCCCGTCGTACGTCGGCCGGGGCGCTCGCGACGTTGGGCTGGCGCTCACCAGAAAGAACCAGTAGTTTCAGTGGGTTATCTAGCTGGTCCCGTAGCTCAGTTGGATAGAGCGGCGGTTTCCTAAACCGCAGGCCGCTGGTTCGATTCCAGCCGGGGCCACTTTCTAAGTCCGCGACGCGCCGAAGGAATTCGGCGCGCGCGGCGAGGAATCGGGCGAGCGCCCGCCAGTGCGTTGAGTCCCCGTTGAGTTCCCGGGGACTCCCCCGGCGCCTCGTCCTCACCGTCACCACCAGCAAGCGCGGGTCCGTGGTCCGGGCCGTCGCTGTCTCCGGCGCCGAGTGCGTCGTGGAGGCCGGTGGCGCAGACCTGGGGGCGGTCATCGCCGACGCCCTGGCTGCCATGCGCGCTGCGGGCGGGAAGGGCGGTGTGCGATGAATCGCGACACCTACCCGGAGTGGGAGGCGTGGCAGCAGACCTGCCGCGTCTGCGAGCGGGTGAAGTGCCCGAAGCCCGAGGCGGTGGGGGAGTGGCTGGAGCAGCTGGTCCGCCGGCTTCACGAGCTGATGCTCCCGGACCTCAAGGGGTCCTCGAGCTGGCGCTCGCAGGTGGCCCACTACGAGTGCCTGCTCCAGTGCTACGCCGTGACCTGGTCCTGGGCGCTCCGGGGGGTCTGCCCGGACTGCCTCCGGCACGAGGACCCGAAGACAGCGGCGTACCTCGACATGCCGGAGCTGTGTCACTTCGACGCGGCGGTGCGCTGGTCCTGCATCTCCCCTGATGGCGGGGCGGTGGCGCTGGTGCGGGCGAACACCCCGGGCGGGCTGGTGCGCGTCCCGGCCGTGTGGCGCTTCCGCGGGCTCGCCGTGCACCCCAGCATCAACTTCTTGGGCCCGTCCGGTTACGTGGTGACTCACGACCGCAGTGGCTTCGCGTTGACGTCGAGTCCTCGCGAGCAGCAGGAGGCCGTGGCCCTGGCCGAGCTGCTCTCGGAGGCGGCCGACTGGGAGTCGCTCAGCGCGGCGGAGATCAGCGCCGACACCGAGCTGCGCGAGCGCGTGCGCTCCGTGCTCAGCCTGCTGTGGGTGGGAGGCGCGCGATGAGCACGCCCGTCACCGTCTGGCGCTACGTGCTGCGCAGCAAGCACGGGTGGGCCGTCATCCTGATGGACTCCACGGGCGTCTTCTCCGCCGTCTCCGACTGGGGCAACTTCGGGCACTGGTGGAGCCACCACGGCCACAAGGACTTCCGCGAGTTCTTCCTCGGTAAGGACTTCGCCAGGTGGCCGAGCTACTGCGCCGGGAAGTTCCGGCCGGAGCAGGTGTACGACGAAGAGAAGACGTTCCAGGGCATTCGGAGGCGCATCCTCGAGTGGCGCCGTGACGGCTCGCTCTCGAAGGAGGAGGCGCGTCGGGAGTGGGACCACTTCGTGGAGGTGGCGTGCGGCCAGCACTTCATGGAGTGGAAGGACGTCAACTCCATCTCCAAGGAGGACTTCCACGAGTGGTACGACGGCACGGGGATGCCGGACGCGTCTGAGTGCGCGTACTACGGCGACGACCCGCAGGCCGTGGGCTTCGTCCAGAACATCCTGCCGTTGCTGGCCCAGGCCATTGAGGCCGAGCTGGCGGCGGAGCGCAGCGCGGCGGGAGGTGCAGCATGACCTCGCCTCGCTGTGCGCACCAGGCGAACGCCCTGACGCTGGACATCGAGCTCCGGGAGGCCCGGGCCGAGGTGCGGCGGATGGAGGCTGCCCTGGAGAGCTCGAAGGCTGCCCGGCAGCTGGCGAGCGACAACGCCGAGGAGCTCGCGGACAGGCTGCACCAGGAAGCCCAGGCCCACGAGCGGACCCGCCAGCTGCTGGAGGACGCCGGGCGCGAGCGGGAGCGGCTGCTCTCGGTGGCTGTGGCCGCGCACCTCGTCCTCGGGGTGACGGACAACCCCACCACGCTCGAGCATCAGTCCGAGCGCCTGCGGGAGCTGGGCGTCGCCCTCACCAACCTGCGCGCCGCGCTGCAGGGGATGGAGGTGCCGGTCCTCACCGTGGAGGCGGTGGCCAACCTCATCATGTTCGCCGCCATGCGCGACGGGGCCCAGGGGCGGGACTTCAACGCCCGGACGGCCGCGGAGCTGGTGGTGGCCTGGCTGTACGGGCGCAACGCCCTGTCCCTGACGCGCGGCCTGGAGCCCACCGCCCACGAAGGAGCCAGCCCGAAAGGAGGTGAATCCCATGGCTGAGAACTCCTCTATCGAGTGGACCCACCACACCTTCAACCCGTGGCGGGGTTGTTCGAAGGTGCACGCGGGCTGCACCAACTGCTACGCCGAGAAGAACCAGGGCGTCGCCATGCAGGGCATCACCTGGGGCGAGGTGTGGCAGGGCGGCCAGCGGGTGGTGAAGGCCGAGAGCGGCTGGCGTGAGCCGCTGAAGTGGGCCCGGGACGCGGCGCGCGCGGGCGAGCGGCGCCGGGTGTTCTGCGCCTCCCTGGCCGACCTGCTCGAGGTGCCAGAGACCCCTGTGTCGTGGCCGTCCGGCTGGGGGGTGAAGGAGCGCAATTCCGCCATCGCCCGCCTGGACCATGCCAGAGCCGACCTGGACACGGCCCGCGAGCGCCTCTGGGACGTCATCCGGGAGACGGCGCGCATGCCACTGCCGCTCGTGGACGATGACCTGGAAAGGGAGGGCGGGACTCTGGCCATTCCTCCGACGCCCGGCCTGGACTGGCTGCTCCTCACGAAGAGGCCCGAGAACTGGCGCCTGGTGCCCGAGGACACACGCCCGTTTTGCTGGCTCGGCACCAGCATCTCCGACCAGAAGACGGCGGACGAGTGGGCGTGGCG contains:
- a CDS encoding lanthionine synthetase C family protein; this translates as MAEWLPLLEGSLRERALEVVDEAASALLAPRAVRGPSLSNGQAGLALLFAELERARPGSGHIVHAERLILEAASALEAHPLPPWLYGGFPGIAWSIERLGTLGVSPLEGLEEIDETLLGLVSQRPWSAEYDLILGLVGIGVYALERLPRPAAAMCLEELVDRLEERSTHTGSGVSWWTPPQHLSSHQRLVYRDGCFNLGAAHGVPAIVALLALIARAGVAGQKARELSSGGARWLLTKAMPDSPGARFPSAVAPERPAEACRSAWCYGDPGVALCLLVAARALSDHELERAVLEIAREAARRPPEHAGVRDAGLCHGATGLGHIYNRLYQASREPLFKEAATAWFARALEMRRPGEGLAGFLSWSLLPGQQEEEIGWIPDGSLLSGTTGIALALQAACHPFTPTWDGMLMAAIPA
- a CDS encoding lantibiotic dehydratase translates to MIHPTSEERSQELPFSPSGFFVLRTPLLPFDELIRWGEGLEAPRLQPDSPGLVPALRRDRLTLRVRLGEILRRMEVREALFVASPALYESLGQWERDPESERGEKVERSVVRYLARMTGRSTPFGLFAGYSVGALGERTRLRLAPRAAYQRHTRLDMAYACMLAEALSRAPELRPHIPHRPNSGLYRASGRLRYAEARMVEKTRSYHLVAVEPTEYLEAMLTHASAGALPEALVRALVEMDPEISLPEATEYIDELIDSQLLVSELSPSVTGAEAVPELISQLQRLPRGAPCAGVLMEVQSALDHLDRCGPGAPLDHYLEVARKLSRLPAPVELPRLFQVDMVKPAPESVLGREVTRELERGVRLLHRITPSPPRDALERFREAFLQRYEGREVPLLEALDEEAGVGFRQSNAPSAEAAPLLAGLALGGAPDRHMRFGDREAFLLRRLEETLRTGNLALELDDKDLERLEFKERQPLPDSFAAIATVVAESEAALARGNFQLRLHAASGPSGANLLGRFCHGDPLLHRKVEEVLRAEEALRPGAVFAEIVHLPQGRVGNILARPVLRQYELTYLGRSGAPPERQFDASDLRISIQGSRIVLHSARLGREVIPRMTNAHNFGQQSLALYHFLCALQHQDHCGGVTWSWGPLVNASFLPRVTHRRLVLSPATWKLWRDTLERLGKLDRDQRFAAFQALRAERRMPRFIALEDGDNLLPTDLDNVLGVETLLQLLKGRSLATLVEVFPGPNELCVEGPEGRFVHDLVVPFVRSQPTVEETRVPALSRSAGAPRLSSQPRSFLPGSEWLYVKLYTGAATADRLLTDTVAPLVKSALGSGAADGWFFIRYSDPGWHLRLRLHGSPKHLRELAGELPGLLEPLQREQLLWKLQFDTYEREVERYGGPEAILLAERLFQVDSEAVLELLELLRGDEGADARWRLTLCGMARLLSDLRLGLDTRLRVLTSLREMFGREFHVERATEHQLTERFRKERRSLEELLGSEKAGSPELTRGLQVLQRRSERLAPIVTELSALAGRGKLGVPIPELAGSFLHMHANRMMRAAARAQELVLYDLLARHDASLVARQRKSGSTS
- a CDS encoding DUF5131 family protein; translated protein: MAENSSIEWTHHTFNPWRGCSKVHAGCTNCYAEKNQGVAMQGITWGEVWQGGQRVVKAESGWREPLKWARDAARAGERRRVFCASLADLLEVPETPVSWPSGWGVKERNSAIARLDHARADLDTARERLWDVIRETARMPLPLVDDDLEREGGTLAIPPTPGLDWLLLTKRPENWRLVPEDTRPFCWLGTSISDQKTADEWAWRLCQAQGFRLRFLSIEPLTGFVDLWAFRSLINWVIVGGESGPKARPCDVEWVRDIVRQCRKAGVPCFVKQLGAITRWDLDAPMPPNGLLTDRKGGDMSEWPEDLRVREFPEVQS